The following coding sequences lie in one Streptomyces xiamenensis genomic window:
- a CDS encoding PadR family transcriptional regulator, whose product MSIGHTLLALLEAGPRHGYDLKRTFDDHFGQDRPLHYGQVYSTMSRLLKNGLVEVDGIEAGGGPERKRYAITDAGITDVDAWLGTPEKPEPYLQSTLYTKVVLALLTRRDANRILDTQRAEHLRLMRQLTRRKSSGDLADQLICDHALFHLEADLRWLEMAAARLERLAKEIHP is encoded by the coding sequence ATGTCCATCGGTCACACCCTGCTCGCGCTCCTGGAAGCCGGCCCCAGACACGGCTACGACCTCAAGCGCACCTTCGACGATCACTTCGGCCAGGACCGCCCGCTGCACTACGGGCAGGTCTACTCCACGATGTCCCGGCTGCTGAAGAACGGCCTGGTCGAGGTCGACGGCATCGAGGCGGGTGGCGGACCCGAGCGCAAGCGCTACGCCATCACCGACGCCGGCATCACCGACGTCGACGCCTGGCTCGGCACCCCCGAGAAGCCCGAGCCCTACCTCCAGTCCACGCTCTACACCAAGGTCGTCCTCGCTCTGCTCACCCGGCGCGACGCCAACCGGATCCTGGACACCCAGCGTGCCGAACACCTGCGGCTGATGCGGCAGCTCACCCGGCGCAAGAGCAGCGGCGACCTCGCCGACCAGCTCATCTGCGACCACGCCCTGTTCCATCTCGAAGCCGATCTGCGCTGGCTCGAAATGGCCGCCGCACGCCTGGAACGGCTCGCCAAGGAGATCCACCCGTGA
- a CDS encoding catalase yields MDHTTNNAGVPVESDEHSLTVSPDGPVLLQDHYLIEKMAQFNRERVPERVVHAKGGGAYGTFTVTGDVSELTRADLFQPGRRTRMLARFSTVAGEQGSPDSWRDPRGFALKFYTQEGNYDLVGNNTPVFFVRDPQKFQDFIRSQKRHPGSGLRDHDMQWDFWTLSPESAHMVTWLMGDRGIPRTWRHMNGYGSHTYLWVNAAGERHWVKYHLKTDQGIDFLTQTEADELAGQDADAHRRDLYTAIDRGEAPTWTMYVQAMPFEDAPDYRFNPFDLTKVWPHGDYPLIEVGRMRLEENPEDYFVHIEQAAFEPSSLVPGIGPSPDKMLLGRLFSYPDTHRYRIGPNYAQLPPNRPVVPVRSYAKDGPMRYEPARTAAPYAPNSYGGPAADTARYGEPAGWRTAGEMVRAAYTLHSEDDDFGQAGTMVRTVLDDAARTRLVSNVAGHLKEDVSPPVLRRALDYWRSVDAAIGDRIAAEVNGA; encoded by the coding sequence ATGGACCACACCACCAACAACGCCGGCGTACCGGTGGAGAGCGACGAGCACTCACTGACGGTTTCGCCGGACGGTCCCGTCCTGCTCCAGGACCACTATCTGATCGAGAAGATGGCGCAGTTCAACCGGGAGCGGGTGCCGGAACGGGTGGTGCACGCCAAGGGCGGCGGCGCGTACGGCACCTTCACGGTGACCGGGGACGTGAGCGAGCTGACCCGGGCCGACCTGTTCCAGCCGGGGCGGCGCACCCGGATGCTGGCGCGGTTCTCGACGGTGGCGGGGGAGCAGGGCAGCCCGGACAGCTGGCGGGACCCGCGCGGCTTCGCGCTGAAGTTCTACACCCAGGAGGGGAACTACGACCTGGTCGGGAACAACACTCCGGTGTTCTTCGTCCGCGACCCGCAGAAGTTCCAGGACTTCATCCGCTCGCAGAAGCGTCACCCGGGCAGTGGATTGCGCGACCACGACATGCAGTGGGACTTCTGGACCCTGTCGCCGGAGTCGGCGCACATGGTCACGTGGCTGATGGGCGACCGGGGCATCCCGCGCACCTGGCGGCACATGAACGGGTACGGCTCCCACACCTACCTGTGGGTGAACGCGGCCGGCGAGCGGCACTGGGTGAAGTACCACCTGAAGACGGACCAGGGCATCGACTTCCTCACCCAGACGGAGGCGGACGAGCTGGCGGGCCAGGACGCGGACGCGCACCGCCGCGACCTGTACACGGCGATCGACCGCGGCGAGGCGCCGACCTGGACGATGTACGTGCAGGCGATGCCGTTCGAGGACGCGCCCGACTACCGCTTCAACCCCTTCGACCTCACCAAGGTGTGGCCGCACGGCGACTACCCGCTGATCGAGGTGGGCCGGATGCGGCTGGAGGAGAACCCGGAGGACTACTTCGTCCACATCGAGCAGGCCGCCTTCGAGCCGTCCTCGCTGGTGCCGGGGATCGGGCCCTCGCCGGACAAGATGCTGCTGGGCCGGCTGTTCTCCTATCCGGACACCCACCGCTACCGCATCGGCCCCAACTACGCCCAGCTGCCGCCGAACCGTCCGGTCGTCCCGGTGCGCTCGTACGCCAAGGACGGCCCGATGCGCTACGAGCCGGCCAGGACGGCGGCACCGTACGCGCCGAACTCCTACGGTGGCCCGGCCGCCGACACCGCCCGGTACGGGGAGCCGGCCGGCTGGCGGACGGCGGGCGAGATGGTGCGGGCCGCGTACACGCTGCACTCCGAGGACGACGACTTCGGGCAGGCCGGGACGATGGTGCGCACCGTGCTGGACGACGCGGCCAGGACGCGTCTGGTGAGCAATGTGGCCGGCCATCTGAAGGAGGACGTGAGCCCGCCGGTGCTGCGCCGCGCGCTGGACTACTGGCGCAGCGTCGACGCCGCCATCGGGGACCGCATCGCGGCGGAAGTCAACGGCGCTTAG